The DNA region GCGTCGGAATCTCCATCACCGTTCGCCAAAATCTTTCATGGCTGTCTagtcaaatttttttaatttattaatcaaccGCACGCAACGCACTTAAATTTGATAAATactcattttatttttaaaattacgaAATCAtacattaaattttcaaaataccccAACGCGCCTCAATCTTTGATCTTATCCAGTTAGCAAACCTAACCAAACGGGTAGATCACCGAGCATATCGTTAAATTACGATGTCACCCCTCGATCAGACAGTCACGCCCGACTAGCTGCGGTTTCACAGCTAGCTAGagaatgattaataattagagaattaatttatttgttatttaataattaatatcacAATGCATTATACGTTTGGATTGTAAATTcactataaatatattataatagctTATTATAAAAACTATCACGGGAATAAGGGGTATTTTCGGAATAgatgtattttgaattttttaagtaGTTACTGTAATACATTATAATGTTTTTTGAAaagatatttataaaatttaggcCGCCGGCTGGTGGATTCCAAAAACAGTCGAATCCGTTCTACGGGTGCGGCCTCCCGATGTGAACGCCTCCAAGATTCACATTTTCCAAGTCAAATTGTTAAGAACAACCTTTCGCCAGCTAACCGATCCCTTCAATCGATCCTGTGGTTcttcctccctccctccctcttcATAAACAGCATCTCTTCTCGCCTCCTCGGCACCCATTTTCTACGGCTTAATCGTCACCCATCCCTTCTCCACATGGCGTCCGAAGAGGTTGAGATGCAGAGCATTGTCAAGGAGGAGAAGCTGCGGCGGAGGCGGAAggaaaagggaggagaggaggagcaaGAGGAGGAGATGTCGGTGGAGCGGGCGTTCGAGGGGCAGCGCGTGCCGCCGTGGCGGGAGCAGCTCACGGCCCGCGCGCTGGTGGTCAGCTTCTTCCTCTCGGTGATGTTTAGCGTCATCGTGATGAAGTTGAACCTGACGACGGGGATCATCCCTTCGCTCAACGTCGCTGCCGGGCTCCTCGGGTTCTTCTTCGTCAAGCTGTGGACGAAGGCGCTCGAGCAGACCGGACTGCTTCGGACTCCCTTCACGCGACAGGAGAACACCGTCATCCAGACCTGCGTCGTCGCCGCCTACGGCCTCGCTTTCAGCGGTACGCGATTCCGAAACCCTAAAAGTCTTTGCCTTCTGCCCTCTTTCTTTCTCGTCGTTTTTCAAAGATGCCATTTCAAAAGTCTATACTTCTCCTTCTAAGGATTTCGAGTATAGGGACTATTTTGGATTTCTCAgtctctgatttttttttttctgatcatTTTACTTTGTCCTAGTTTTAAGATTGAAATTATAGAGCTCTGAGTGATGGCGCTtcaattcctaaaaatttctgatttcttcttttTGATCTTGATCTGCTCCAAAAGTGTCATTTTGAAGTGTATTTGTTATCCTTCAAGAGTAAGCTTTGCTTATTTTAGTCTTTGAGTGTTATGTTTGAGGAGATGCTCTTGAAATTGGAATTGTTTTTGAAATCCTCTGGCGAAAACAATTATGGAGCGTGGAACTTTAGCTTTCTATCAATTAATgcgttttgaaaaataaaagatatgATTTTGAATGGTATTTTTCACCTACCACATACTTGCTATCCTTACAAAGACGATTGGTGGGTGGGAGTTGTGGGCATTCATAGAACTTTGGAAAGTTGAGGGATCATGTGCATTTTGTAGTCTTTAGTTGACATAGGATAGTGAATTTAATCATCTGAAAATGGATAAAGATCATTTTTTATGTTACTTTGATTGCTCTTTTAATTGTTCTGAAAACATAGTATCTGTTTTTAGGAAATTTCTGCCTCTTTTTTTTCTCTTCGGAGAGGATGAGTTCGGTAAAGTAAAAAAGGAAAACAAGATCTTATGGATACCAGAAGGAAACAAACTATGCACTATAATATCAACTTTGATATTGCCAATTCCTAAGAAAttatgctttgttttctttctcgtTTTTGTCACATGCGACAGCGTGTGACATGGGGAGTCATTTATGTTTAACCATTTGATAcctttaatataaaattttgaattttaaattagtaATGCAAATAGAGTGGACCAGGGTTGGAGTTCattaaattatttataaacaGTGTGGGTCCTACTCTGAGATAGAGATCACCACAAATGAATTTCAAGGTCCATTCCTGTAAAACTTGACTAATCGTATACGTTGAACAAACCGAAAGAGTCAAATATCAACTTGTAAGCCCATACTTTAtccatgtttagtattttcttttAAAGTGAGATTGATAGTCGACGATATGGTTTTATAGAAAGACTTCTAAGATTAGAAAGACTTCTAAGATTGATTGTCTACGATATGGTCCACTGATGACAATTGTTTCAAACTTAAAGTTGACTTCCATTCTTTTGGAGAAATTGGGAGAGAATGTATAAGATAGCTCTTGCACGAAGAAAACTGTGATGTTGGTTGTGTACTGTATTTGAATTATATATCTTAACGATTTTAACATTAtacaatttctttttatttttattgacagGTGGTTTTGGAAGTTATCTTTTTGGTATGAGCTCAAAAATTGCTGCTAAAACAACTGAAGAAGATACTTCTCAGAATATAAAGGAACCGAGCTTAGGATGGATGATTGCATTTATGTTTGTTGTTAGCTTTATTGGTTTATTCTCTGTTGTGCCACTCAGAAAGGTTTGTCCAATTTTCATACTCTTGAAGATTGAACTTGACTATAGCTATCAGGATGCTTACTTAAACTTGTTATAGATAATGATCATCGACTACAAACTGATCTATCCAAGTGGTACCGCTACTGCATACCTTATCAACGGCTTCCATACATTGAACGGTGAAAAATTGGCCAAGTAATAAACATTTGAATTTTCATTTCTCTTTCATCTTGTAATATCCAGCATAATTTAagtgaaactttttttttttttggtttttaggAAGCAAGTATGGATGCTAGGCAAGTGCTTTATTGGTAGCTTCTTTTGGGGATTCTTTCAGTGGTTTTATACTGCTGCTGATGGTTGTGGCTTTGCATCATTCCCTGCCCTTGGTCTTAAAGCCTATGAGAACAGGTAGTTTGGATTGCCTGAATTTGTTCTATTTAATTGCATGTGTTGAAAATAATCAGTTGAATGTCGATCAATATATCTTATAGTTAGAATTGATAAGCATGAACACTGAAAAGTGTAATGGGTCCTGAGGCAAAGAAAATATTATTCGATGTAAAATAGTTGAAAAGCATGGTACTTGTGGCCTAACCTTTTCTCTTACAGGTTCTACTTTGACTTCTCTGCAACATATGTTGGAGTTGGAATGATCTGTCCATATTTGGTGAATATATCTGTTCTCCTGGGAGGCATTCTTTCGTGGGGAATCATGTGGCCTCTTATAAATAACCAAAAAGGTCATTGGTATCCAGCTGATACACCACAAAGTAGCCTACATGGTTTGAATGGCTATAGGGTAAACCTCTGGCCATTTAGAATGTCACTAGTTGTTAACTTGCTTTTGTTAGAATTACATCACACATATATTTTCACTTCTTAGTAGTTGTGTTCCCTTTTCTCTCCTATTCTACTCATTCTTTATCCACGCATTGTACAGGTATTCATAGGCATTGCCATAATTCTTGGTGATGGCCTTTATAACTTTGTCAAGGTCCTACATCGAACGATTGTTACCTTCATCGCTACTGCTCGCCAAGGTCCCAGCACTCTTCCTGTTACAGATGATGACAGCCCTGCACCTGCTATCGTCTCTTATGATGATGAAAAGCGAACTCAGGTCTTCCTTAAAGATCAAATTCCACAATGGGTAGCATATGGGGGCTATGTGTCGGTTGCTATAATCTCCATCATTACTCTTCCTCATATCTTCCCTCCACTcaagtggtacttcatcttggtTGCTTATATTTTCGCCCCAGTTTTAGCATTCTGCAATGCCTATGGGTGCGGTCTTACAGATTGGTCTTTGGCTTCCACCTACGGGAAGCTTGCTATCTTTGTAATTGGAGCTTGGGCTGGTGCCGCCCATGGTGGTGTTCTCGCTGGCCTTGCGGCCTGTGGTGTTATGATGAATATTGTCTCGACTGCCTCAGATCTTATGCAGGATTTCAAGACTGGTTACCTAACACTGGCTTCTCCCCGGTCCATGTTTGTGAGCCAAATCATTGGGACCGCGATGGGTTGTGTGATCGCTCCAAGTGTTTTCTGGCTTTTCTTCAAGGCCTTCAAAGATATTGGCGAAGAAGGAAGTCAGTACCCTGCACCCTATGCCACCATATACCGTAACATGGCTATTCTTGGTGTTGACGGCTTCGGCTCACTACCAAAACACTGTCTCACTCTCTGCTTCATTTTCTTTGCTGTCGCGATTATGATCAACTTGATAAAAGATCTGGTTAGCCCAAAGATTGCACGGTTTATACCAATCCCAATGGCAATGGCTATTCCTTTCTACATTGGATCATACTTCGCCATCGATATGTTTGTCGGAAGCGTCATATTATTCATCTGGGAAAAGATCAACAAGCCGAAGGCAGATTCCTTTGGTCCGGCAGTGGCATCTGGTTTGATATGTGGTGATGGGATATGGACTCTGCCACAAGCCGTGCTGGCACTTGCTCAAGTAAAGCCACCAATCTGCATGAAGTTTCTTTCGAGGAAGATGAACGACCAGGTGGATACTTTCATTTCGTCACTGTCTTAAATCACTCCTCATCGCCCTAATTGTGATTATGGCATAATGccatattactatttttttttctctttccttgtCTACTTTGCATCCTCTCCCAGCCAAAACATTTGCTGGTTGTGTTGCTAGCAGTGCTTTATCTATCTTGATGTGCATATTTCAAAATGTCTGAATCCTGAACATAAATTGGAAATGTTGTATGAACATTCTCTCAGTTGTAGCATTTTGGCAAACGCGGCATATACCAAAAAACAAAATGTCTGTGTTCATGATAAAATCTTTTGTCAAAATGAGATGGATCTTCTGCTGGTCTCCACTCTGATAATCAGATACATTGATTTGCGAGTTTGGATTGCTGTTTTTAtttgtcaataataataataatgaaactGAACTTTATATTTAGAGTCGACTTTAGAAATCTGTGAGGTTTCATATATTTTATTCTATTCAATGTTTTTTAGGCGCCTGTAGATTCTGGTTGCCACACGATTATATCTTCAAACATATGAATTGTTCGGATTATGCTTTGGTTACGCACTAACTGTTATAAATTATTATAttctgatttttattttaaatctttattgatttctttttgaatttctattattttaatattattaattctattttgattttttaaaaattccccaATGATCTATTTAGAATTTTTTACCATCTATATATATTAACAATGTCTCTAGGCATGTTGCAACGGTAAAACTCAAAGTACTCACAATTTGAATCTTAATTTTCGTAGtgtaagatattttttttaattgaataaaAAATCTGGGACGTTAATTGTTAGATGAGGTGTCGTTTATATTTCTAGATTTATCTGTTAGCCAATTTATGATGTTAAATCATTTACCTCAGGACTAGTTGAATCAAAGATCTAGAAATTTgaattatgaaaaaaattcaaTACATATAAAGTATATACCGTTATATTTTAATGTCCCCATTAAActcataattagtatttttattttttaataagtaAAATGTATTGATTCATAAAAAAAATGTAGCCAACATTGTTGCCTTAGTGATCATATATGTGTCTGTAATCTCTCGCTTGAAAATTCCTAACGTGCTTGAAAATTCCTAACGTTCTTCTCGACGTTCTCGTCATACCTATCTCCCGTGGTATACGTAGCCAAGCACGCACCTTGGTCCACAACTCCCTACTGATTGCATATTTGAAGAAAATATCCTTTTGTGTCTCATCCGCCATCTGACATAGTGGATACCAGGGGTGGATCCAAGATTTTAAATTGGGGGAAGGGGCCGTATAATGAAAATCCTCTACTCCTTTAAATCCAGAAACTATCTAAAGATACTTATTAAGGACCTAAGCACAACCttatgattaaaaaaaacaagaaacTAAATTAGCATTTATAGTCCTTAGTACATAAATCTAACATAGCATACTATAATCACTACATAAAATTCCATGCATCATATTACTAATTTGTGTTATGCATCTCATAAAATGTGACACTTTCATGCTTTTTAAAATGAATAATGCAACAAGATCTACATATTCTATTAACATtatataaaataaacacaaagaagagcaaagcaTATTTACCTTCCCATCCATGCCATTGATTATAGCTGAAGCTTCTTCACTAGATATAAAAATCACAAAACCAAAACCCTCTAGACCTTCCACTTTCCCTGCCAATGATGCACTCTAGCAGCATAGGTAAATACCAGTGAGTATAATCATGTACTGCAAAGATTAAAAAGAAATCAAAAAGACAATAACGACTTACTATCAACAACTTCACCATAATTCATAAATGCTTCTTTTAAACTCATCATTAGTGTCAAATGAAAGACCTATGAAGTAATAAGAGCATCATAAGCGGTGTAACAGCAAATCAATAGCGATATTCTGAAATGTATTTTGCCAAACctctaataaaaaattttgaatatGACATGTATCGTATTGATTGGAATAATGATGGTCGGGAAGACAAAGATTTCTTCAAGAGATTTTCAACTCACAAACACCATGTTAACATGAGAATTATATGGACAATAAATCAGATAATTCTTTTTCAACTACAAAGATAAACACAAATAATCAACAGATGTAATGTTGAATCATTCTGACATCCCTACTTCAACCTGACGTCTGAAAAGCTTGCTAAATAACCTTGAAGTCAATAGCAGCGAGACTTAGAAGCTACGAGCTTGCTAAGTTTAGAGAGCAACAGATTGTTATTTTCAAACAGAAATACAGAATAGTATAACTAATTGTAAAATAGTTGCATAGTCAAAGAACAAACATAATGTTACTATACATTCAATTAAGTATCAAATACAATTATCTAACTACAAGGAATTCGACGTTCTTTTAAATTTTCGAAGTCTTCAATGATAGCTTCTATGCTCACATTTCTAGCAATTTCTCGCTCAATATATATCATTAACGCGTCTGAGAGAAAACCATCCTCCATTTTGCTCCGAAGCCTTGTTTTCACGATATTCATCGTAGAAAATGATCATTCTGTAGTAGCAGTGGAAACTGGAAGAGTAAGCACAAGTACAATCACTCTAAAAATGAGATTGTATGTAACAGACTTGTTAGTCTTCACCAACCATTGACATAATTATGAAATAGTTGCAAGATTGTTGTAGTTGGGCCCTTTGACTATATTATACTCGTAATGCTTCAATTGCATCTCTAATTGCTCTTTTTCATCTCTTGTAAAGTCTTCGCCATAAAATTTTTCAACTAATTTACATATATCCTCAACTCTGAAAGACTCCACTGCATTTTGAGGATTTAAGGCATTACTAAGAATAAGCAATTCCATAGCATCATCACTAAAGCGCCCATTATTTTCTTGCAACTATGAATCTATTGAAGCATAAAAGAGGTCTACCTGATAATGATGCTCAATGGTGAAATTGTCTTGACGAGCACGGGCTCGACCTCGTCTATTAATATATGGAGCATTGAAATCAGGAATATCAATATTTCGAAGTTCACAAAAAGATTTCACTTTTGCAAGCAAATCATTCCACTTGTTATCCCTCATTTGTTGAAGTAAATTCTTAGTAGATAATACAAGCTCCATTGCATTTATAATATCCTGAGACTTACTTTGTAAAGCTTGACAAAGGATATCCGTGATTCCCATGATCTCTTTCATAAGATGCAAGATGAatacaaaatcaaaagaagtcatttCATCATAAACAGATGTTGTATTTGCTCGTTGAGAAGGAAGTCCATCATCCATAACCTTAAGCAATACCATACACAATGCACTAAACATCTTAATTAAGCCTTTCAACGATCTCAAATGAGAACTCCAACGTGTATCAGCAGCTCTTTGTAAAGTACCTATCTGATTAAGTCCACGCCCTGTCTCGAGTTCATTAATAGCAATCAAATGTTCAATGTCATCTGCATGAGAATTCTTCAATTCATCATTACGCTTGCACGAAGAACCAACAATATTAACTATAAAAGTTAATCTATCAAAAAATTGATGAATAGGTGTCACATTTTTTGATGCTACAACTAAAGCCAATTGTAACCGATGAGCAAAGCAATGAACATAATAAGCACTTCTACAATCTTTTATGATTAAAGCTTGCAATCCATTAAATTCGCCCCTCATATTACTAGCACCATCATAaccttgacctctaatattttgAACATCCAAATTGTAGTGAGCCAAAGAAGAATATAGCATCATTTAAAGTCAAAGTTGCAGTATCAGATACATGAATAAGCCCAAAAAAACGTTCTTGAATGAATCCATTAGTATCCACGAACCTCAATACTATAGACACTTGCTCCCTTTTTGACTCATCTCGGGCTTCATCAACAATTATGCAATACTTGGCAACTCCAATTTCTTCACGAATTACATTTTTCACTCTCATTAAAAGCACATGAAGTATTTGTTTCTGAATATCATGACTTGTATACTTGGCATTTTTTGGAGCTTTCGCAATTGCCTTTGAAAGTTCATCATTGTACATGCTTAGCACAtccaaaaattcaagaaaattgcCACGATTAGATGAACTAGATTTCTCATCATGGCCTCTAAATGGAATTCCTTGAAGTGCAAGCAACAACACCACATGTATGTGAGCCTTTAATCGAAGACGATTAGTTGCGATTTGTTCATCATTAAAATTGTCGAATCTCCTTGATATGTGTTGTGATTGGTTCATCAAATCCTCACATGCCTTTTCAGCATTACGATGGGGTGAAGATACTTTATCTTTCCCTATATGGCTGAGGAAAGCACAAGCTTTTCCATTTCAAACTTTCTTCCAACTATTAAATCCATTAACAATAAATGCAGTTTAATTTGAGCATCCCGATGGCTCGTTGAAGATAAAACATAGAAAGCAATATGCTTTATCTTTAGCTGGTGAATACTCCAACCAAGGAAATTGTTTATACCAAGTAGACTGAAATCTTCGTGGgtgcttaatatttttatttagtgGATATTCTTGAAGAATAGGTTGGTATGCCTTCAGATTCAAATAAGCTCGACGAATTTCCTCTCGTTGGTTAGGATGATATTCCCAAATTTGTCGACGCAATCCTGGATCACGCTCTAAAGAATCGAGATCAACCTCTTCAATTTCTGTACTTTTGAATCTTTTAGGAGAAAATTCAGATAGAAGATCATTGTTATTTGATCTTGTCGATGAGTTTATAGGAGTAGCCGGATCTGGTTCATTTGCTCTCTTCCTTTGAAAAAACTTATCAATCGTAACGGATTTTCCCATTTAAAATATATGAAACCTTTAACAAtgaaaaacttaaattatttcaaataagtgaataataattaataataacaaTATTAAACCAAACATTAAGTCAGTGAATAATAACAACATCATACAATAAAAAAACACCGAGCTTTTTTTCTTTTAATCAAATATTAAATCAACAATTCCAACTTCAACTATTTCATCATTTAGGCactttaatttctaaaatcacAAGATTTAATTAAAATGCTTAAAATTAATCATTTCATAGGAGAACAACAAACAAAAGAATCTAGCAAAAAGGAGAAAagcaaacaaaataaaagaaTCTGATAAAATTATGGGCTTTACATAGTTCTATTCTTAATAAAAAGTTATAAATCATAAGTCATATCAGAGATAAATCTATAAGTTATTTCAAAGTCACAGGCCCACATCAACTAATGGTAGGGCCATTGATGGATACCTTTTACAATATAGTATGTTTGCTTGTGTGTGCATATATtataggtaaaaaaaaaaaaatctaaagtaGCCTTCAGTTTCAACAATCAGCAGCAAGAAACCAAGAAGGACAAGGACTCAAGGAGGGCCatgtaaaattaattattataatttttttctaacaaaatgtatggaattatttttgtttgatcCTCTGACTTTGCCTCATGTGTTCTTCTCACTTCATTCATAATTCATAAATAAGGGTATTAGGTATATTATAAATGATAAATCTGTGATAAGCAGCCTAAGCTTCATAGTGAGGTTAGCTTATGGGGTAGAAAGTAGAAACAATTCAACCGAAGAtggaaaataccaaaaaaaagtttttctcttgttcccttctCAGTTCTCAGTTTTAAGGGCTTCAAAAATCAAAACCCTAAGGACTAAGGAGGAAGGAGTAGAATGAAATTGTACCTTTCTTTCAAATTAGGCTCGAGAATATTTTCGTCGCACGAGACCTCCACATCCAACGTCCGATTGCTCGTTTGAAGGCATCGGAGCAATTGTCGAACGACGAGTAGGGTATGTCGTTTGCAGCGGTGCAAGGCTGCAAACGTATTGTTTTTATACCAATTCCCAAATGAatttatatttaatattcatTAATAATATTACTAATAATTAATACTATTATTAATAGGGTTTACACATGGACTGGGGGGTCGTGGTCCCCCAGTCCACGTGTAAATCCGCCCCTGGTGGATACATCTTACCCTGTATATGGGCTAGTCAATATTTGGTCTACAATTGCCCATTAGCCAATAGCCAGAGAACGATGTGATGTTTGGGCATGATGCCACCCGCAAGACTGTATAATCCCACGTCTGTTGTGTTCAATCTTAGAACATCCATAATAGTTAAGGATATTTCTCTCAAATATTTGTGGCCTCTATTTTCATGTCATTCTTCAAATATTTTACTATTTAAATATCTCAACTTTCACAATAAAATACCccaccaatcaaatatttatgggtcTCACCCATCAAATGTTCACTCTCAAATATTCTCAATTCCACAATCAAATATCTCACCAACTAAATATTTATGGGACCCATGACCATTTAATtaacttatattttattttaagaaaaatacaatagaagacatataaatttaagtttatacaaatataaatattttataaatttaaaattgaaatacaGAGATACcaaccatattaaattaaaaaaatacataacgATAaactataattaataaaataaacatgCAGCTGATAAAATAAACCATAGAAATTAACTACATGTTTAATTTTTTCTTCAATTGTTCATATATCGC from Zingiber officinale cultivar Zhangliang chromosome 4B, Zo_v1.1, whole genome shotgun sequence includes:
- the LOC121974831 gene encoding probable metal-nicotianamine transporter YSL12, whose protein sequence is MASEEVEMQSIVKEEKLRRRRKEKGGEEEQEEEMSVERAFEGQRVPPWREQLTARALVVSFFLSVMFSVIVMKLNLTTGIIPSLNVAAGLLGFFFVKLWTKALEQTGLLRTPFTRQENTVIQTCVVAAYGLAFSGGFGSYLFGMSSKIAAKTTEEDTSQNIKEPSLGWMIAFMFVVSFIGLFSVVPLRKIMIIDYKLIYPSGTATAYLINGFHTLNGEKLAKKQVWMLGKCFIGSFFWGFFQWFYTAADGCGFASFPALGLKAYENRFYFDFSATYVGVGMICPYLVNISVLLGGILSWGIMWPLINNQKGHWYPADTPQSSLHGLNGYRVFIGIAIILGDGLYNFVKVLHRTIVTFIATARQGPSTLPVTDDDSPAPAIVSYDDEKRTQVFLKDQIPQWVAYGGYVSVAIISIITLPHIFPPLKWYFILVAYIFAPVLAFCNAYGCGLTDWSLASTYGKLAIFVIGAWAGAAHGGVLAGLAACGVMMNIVSTASDLMQDFKTGYLTLASPRSMFVSQIIGTAMGCVIAPSVFWLFFKAFKDIGEEGSQYPAPYATIYRNMAILGVDGFGSLPKHCLTLCFIFFAVAIMINLIKDLVSPKIARFIPIPMAMAIPFYIGSYFAIDMFVGSVILFIWEKINKPKADSFGPAVASGLICGDGIWTLPQAVLALAQVKPPICMKFLSRKMNDQVDTFISSLS
- the LOC121978146 gene encoding zinc finger MYM-type protein 1-like; the encoded protein is MNQSQHISRRFDNFNDEQIATNRLRLKAHIHVVLLLALQGIPFRGHDEKSSSSNRGNFLEFLDVLSMYNDELSKAIAKAPKNAKYTSHDIQKQILHVLLMRVKNVIREEIGVAKYCIIVDEARDESKREQVSIVLRGQGYDGASNMRGEFNGLQALIIKDCRSAYYVHCFAHRLQLALVVASKNVTPIHQFFDRLTFIVNIVGSSCKRNDELKNSHADDIEHLIAINELETGRGLNQIGTLQRAADTRWSSHLRSLKGLIKMFSALCMVLLKVMDDGLPSQRANTTSVYDEMTSFDFVFILHLMKEIMGITDILCQALQSKSQDIINAMELVLSTKNLLQQMRDNKWNDLLAKVKSFCELRNIDIPDFNAPYINRRGRARARQDNFTIEHHYQWSLSELRIYTNKSVTYNLIFRVIVLVLTLPVSTATTE